The genomic stretch TAAGTGCCGATGACCATTCTGCCAATCGGACTTGGCGTTGATCCTCATTCATTTGTGGTTCAAAGGCACGGTCAAGCTGCCAAGACTGACGTATCTCATCTAAATTTGAAAAGACGCCAATACGTAGACCTGCCATGGCTGCTGCGCCCCATGCGGTTGATTCCAAAAGTTTAGGACGTAGTACCGGAACATTGAGTAAGTCGGCTTGAAACTGCATCAACATATCATTGCCACTGGCACCACCATCCACTCTTAACTCTTTTAAGGGTTTGGCAATATCGGATTGCATCGCGGTTAAAACATCAGATACTTGAAAAGCAATTGATTCCAAGGCTGCCCGTGCAATATGCGCTTTATGGGTTCCGCGTGACATGCCGCATAACAGGGCACGTGCTTCGCTGTCCCAATGTGGCGCTCCCAATCCTGTAAAGGCGGGCACCAAAACCACGCCCTCTGTACTTTTGACCTGATTGGCTAAAGCTTCAACTTCATTGCTATGTTTAATAATGCCTAGACCATCACGTAGCCATTGTACAATGGCACCCGCCATAAACACGCTGCCTTCAAGCGCATAGCGTTGCTGCTGTTGGCATTGCCAAGCCAGTGTGCTGAGCAATTGATTGTGACTGTATTTGATTTCAGCACCAGTATTTAACAGCATAAAACAGCCTGTGCCATAGGTGTTTTTGGCCGTACCTTCATCGAAGCAAGATTGCCCAAATAGCGCCGCTTGCTGATCGCCTAAAATACCGGTGATGGGAATGGTTGCACCCAACAAGCCGGG from Acinetobacter pullicarnis encodes the following:
- the glpK gene encoding glycerol kinase GlpK — its product is MSYLLALDQGTTSSRAIIFDEHGKVHATAQREIQIKTPHSGWVEQDAQEIWTTQISVVQQAMASARILAKDIKAMGLTNQRETTVIWDRQTGRPLAPAIVWQDRRAATWCNQLIEQNHHDKIHQKTGLKVDPYFSAGKLVWLLDNIEGLRALAEQGRVAFGTIDSWLIWNLTQGAEHVIEMSNASRTMLMNLKTQTWDEELLQLFNIPTSVLPKIISSDCYISDTAPGLLGATIPITGILGDQQAALFGQSCFDEGTAKNTYGTGCFMLLNTGAEIKYSHNQLLSTLAWQCQQQQRYALEGSVFMAGAIVQWLRDGLGIIKHSNEVEALANQVKSTEGVVLVPAFTGLGAPHWDSEARALLCGMSRGTHKAHIARAALESIAFQVSDVLTAMQSDIAKPLKELRVDGGASGNDMLMQFQADLLNVPVLRPKLLESTAWGAAAMAGLRIGVFSNLDEIRQSWQLDRAFEPQMNEDQRQVRLAEWSSALKRAKSDA